Genomic window (Candidatus Fermentibacter sp.):
GCGACGTCAACTGACCCGGGCGGGTCAGCGGGAGACCATCAGGAGCTTCATCAGGTCCGGGGAGCAGTAGAGCGCCCTCTGGCCGTCGCCCGACACGGCGATGTCCGACGGCTGGCCGTAGCTCCCGGTCTGGGCCTGGATCTCCCCCTGCATGTCCACCACCACGATGCCGTGCCCGGTGCACCCGGCGAAGATGTACTGCGCATCGGGAGTGACGGCGATGCATTCCGGCGTCCCGGGGAGGCCGACCGTGTAGTCGTGCAGGCCGGTGGACTGGTCGAGGTGCCAGACCTCCGGCAGGTCCGACGGGGCCGCGAACGCTCCGCCCGCGGGGGATGCGCACATGTCGGCCACGGGGCATCCGACGTACGCCTCCGCGAGCGTCCCGAACCCGGAGGGGTCGAGCGCCTTGATAGTGCTGTCGGCGGCATCTGCCACGAAGATCACCGACCCGTCGGAGGTGATGGCGGCGGCCGAGGGCTGCCCCACTCCGGTGGGATCGTTGGAGATCTGGGACCACTGCGTGCCCACCGTCGACACCGTCGAGACCGAGCCGTCCGCACAGACCGCGTAGATGACCGTGCCGTACGGCTTCGTGAGCAGGAACGAGGCCGGGGCGTCGAGCAGGATCGGATCGTGCTCCGCGTAGGTCTCGTCACTGACGTAGAAGAACTGGAGGCCCGAGGCCGCGGCCGCGAATCCCCCCTCCGACGACGCGGTGCAGCACGAGAGCGGCACGCCGAGGTCCACCTTGGCGAGGACGTAGCCCTGGCCGTGATCGAGGAAGTACAGGTCGCTCCCGGCGCAGGCCAGCCCGTCGCCTCCGTCGCTCATGAACGCGCAGACCGTGGGAGTATTCCCGCAGTCGACGTCCTGCAGGTAGAAGAAGGGGAAGTCGACGGTGAAGCTCGGTCCGGTGGTGCCGCACCCCGGGGCCAGCAGTACCGTGAGCGCCGCAAGAGAGAACAGGATACGCCTCATGCTCCACCCTCCAGCAGGCCTCGCATCATGTCTACCGCCTGCACTCCGTGGCAGATCGTGGAAACCGAAGGAGACACCTCACACTCCGTTCAGGAGGCCGCGCATCATCCTCGCGCTGTCTACCGCCTGCGCTCCGTGACAGTTGTTGAAGAAGACGAACACCTTGCCGGCCCTGCCCGACAGCTCCGAGAGGCCCGGCAGCCAGGACCTGAGCTCCTCCTCGCTGTATCCGTAGTCATAGCGAAGTGTTCCGCCGCCCCACCAGTCCCGGGCGTTCCTGCCGTGGAAGCGCACGTACCCGAAGGGGGCGCCGCCCACGGGCACCCGCGGCGGCAGTCCGGGGAGGGCCGGCAGATCGACCGAGACGGGGGCAGCCCCGGACGAGGCCGCGGCCTCGATGCCGGCCAGCCCGTCCGCGTACCACGAGTCGTGCCTGAACTCCACGGCCAGGGGGACGGGAGCGCACCTCTCGACGATCTCCCCCACGCGGGCCAGCGACGATTCCGAACACCTGAACGCGAACGGGAACTGGGCGAGGAGGCATTCCAGCCTGCCCGCCTCCCGGAAGGGCCCGAGCATCTCCGAAAAGGCCTTCCACTGGGCATCCCCGGCGTCCATGGCGTGGGTCATGCCGGAATGGAGCTTCACCGCGAACCCGAAGCCCTCCGGGGTCCTCGCCACCATCCCGGCCGAGGAGGACGGATCCATGATCCGGTAGTACGTGCTGTTGATCTCCACGATGTCGAACTCGCGGGCGTAGAAGGGGAGCATCCCCGCCCCGCTCGTCCCCGGGGGATAGAACGCTCCCTTCCAGTCGTCGAAGCTGTAGCCCGAGGTGCCGAGACGGAACGGGGGGCGCACCGGGGCGCCCCCCGCACTGCCGTCCTCCCCCGTTCGGGAGAAGAGGTCCGGATCAGAGGTCCGTCTTGATCCCAGCCCAGGTCTGCGATTCGAGCGAGATTATCGAGATGCTGTTGACTGCGCCCGGCGTGCCGTGGGACTCGTCGTGCCCTGACCAGTTGGCGTCGGGTATGCCGCTGGCCTCGTCGATGCTGCTGTCCCAGTTGCCGGGATCGGTGCTGGGGTCGGCCGGGTCGAGGCGCTCGAGGGAGGCCCCGTCGCCGTCGCAGTCGGCATACGTGTTGTCGTCGCCGTAGTCGGAGCCCCATGCGGTGGTGTCGTCGTACATCAGCGAGTCGACGACGGCCGAGGAGGCGTCGAGCAGGAGCACCTCGTCCTCGGTGTTGCTCAGGCCCGAGCCCCAGCTGCCCGTCCAGTCGATCAGGGGAACGGAGCCGCCGTAGTGGCCGACGAAGGAGGCCGCGTCGCGCGCGAGCACCCTGTAGCCTCCGGCTGGGATGCTCGTGCCGGCGGGGAAGATCGCGCCCGATCCGGTGTCGAGGTCGGTCATCGTCCAGCCGGAGATGTCCACGGAGGACGATCCGTTGTTGTGGATCTCCACCCATTCGAAGGCCGTGTCGTCACCCAGGGCGGTCGAGGGGTTGAACATGATCTCGTTGATGATCACGTCCGCAGCCGCGGCGCCGGAAAACACGGCCGCCAGGGCGGACGCGAGGACAAGACCCTTACCGCTCATCTCTCCACTCCATTCCGGCCCGCCGCACGCTCAGTGGCGTATCGCGGACAGGGCCCTGCAATTGACGACGGCCCTCTCGCCGTACTTCCGCCTGACCATGTCGGCCGCCCTGTTGAGCCCGTCCGAGCCCCCGTCGAACAGGTCGAGCTGGAGGCACGTGACGGGCGAGAGGTCGCCGAGGGCTATGCCCAGGAGCCTCACCGGCCCCTTCACGGCCTCCGCGGCCAGTTCCCTTGCCAGGTGGAATATAGTCTGGTCCTGGTCGGTGGGGCTCCCCAGCCCCCTGACCCTGGAGTGGTGCGACAGGTCGGGCAGCCTGTACTTGAGAGTGACGGTCCTGCCGGCGAAGCCCTCGTCCCTGGCCCTGCGCCCGACCTTCTGCGCCAGCAGGGCGAGCACCGGAAGGTACTCGGACGGGTTGCGCACGTCGCGGACGAACGTGTGCTCGTGGCTGACGGACTTCGGGGGCTCCTCCTCGTAGAAGGGGCGTATCTCCCTGGTGTCGATCCCGCGGGAGAGGAAGTAGAGAGCCTCCCCCGCGACGCCGAGCATGATCCTGAGCATGGGCAGATGGAGCCCCCTGAGGTTCCCGATGGTGGCGATGCCGTATCCGCGCAGGATGGCGGCCGTGCCGGGGCCCACCCCCCAGATGCTCTCCACGTCGAAACCCGTGATGTCGTCCGGATCGAGGAACCTTATGCCCCTCGGCTTGGCCTTCTTCGAGGCCATCTTGGCGAGGAGCTTGTTGGGCCCTATCCCGACGCTGGCCCAGAGGCCGGTCCTGTCGAGTATCCGATGCTGGAGCTCGATCGCGAGGGCGGCCGGGTCGTACGGCAGGCCGGACGCATCGAGGAAGGCCTCGTCGATGCTCACCGGCTCGACCCTGTGGGTGACCTCGAGGAGGATCGCCAGGATGCGCTTCGTGTAGGAGGAGTACTTGTGGTGGTCGCCCTCGACCACCGCGGCACCGGGGGCGAGGCGGAGGGCCTGCAGCATGGGCATGCCCGACCTTATCCCCAGGGCCTTGGCCTCGTAGCTGCACGAGGAGACGACGCTGCGGAACGCCGGGCTCCCGCCGACTATGACGGGCCTGCCCTGCAGCTCGGGCCTGCCCAGCGTCTCGACCGAGGCGAAATACGCGTCCATGTCGACATGCAGGATGGTCCTGCCCGGCGGGTTCCCCGGCGTGATGGCGCTCACGTGGCACCATACCCATAGTCGAGGCGCCAGCTCATGCTCGACGTGTCGAGGTGGATCTCGTAGGCGTCGCCGGACATGGTGTTCACCATGTAGTGGAGGTTCCTGTAGACGCCGTCGCGGCTCTCCCACGAGGAGGACACCCGCGCCACCCTGTAGACCCGCCCGTTCCAGCGGAAGCGGCAGGGCAGCACGCATCCGCTGCGGAACCAGCAGATCACCTCGACGTTCTCGAGTATCTCCTCCGTCACTCCCGGAACACCTCCGGGCCGATGATACAAACATCTGTTTGCATGTCAAGCCCTCGAGAACGCTTTTAACTCCTTTAACTTTCTCCGGCCCGCTCGGAGTCCTTCCAAGCCATAAGACCTTCTTTTACAACGATATGACGAGGCCGACCGGGATGACCGGCATCATCCCTGCAGGTGAGAGTCGAGGAGAAAGTTAAAGGAGTTAAAAGCGTCCTGGGGGGTGGCGTTCTCGAGGGTGGGCGTGGGGCGTCAGTCCCCGCGGCGGAGCGCCCTCCTGAGGCGCCAGAGGTCGCGCAGCGCGCGGCGCACCCTCTTCCGGAGAGGGAACGGAGTAGCCCTGATCTCGCGGAGGTGGATCGGTATCTCCCTCACCGCGAGGCCGGCCCTCTGAGCCCTGACCACGAGCTCCGTGGGGAAGATGTCGAGCTCCATGCCGCATGCCGGCAGTATCGTGCGGATGCTCTCGAGGCGCATCACCTTGGGGCCGTGGGTGTCGGTCCCCCTGTAGCCCAGCATCAGCCTGAGACACACGGTGAGCGCGAGCGTCGCCGCCTTCCTGACGAGCGGCCGCCTGTCGTTGCGCCCCGCCAGGACCTTGGAGCCCTGGACTATGTCCACGGGACCGGTTTCGAGAGCCTCCAGCCCGCGCTGCCAGAAATCCCCGTCCAGGACGTCCAGGTCGTCCGTGATGACTATCGTGCCTGACGCCCCGGTCAGCCCCCTCCGCATCGCGAGCCCGTAGTTGGGCTCGGACAGCCGGATGGTCCTCAGGCAGGGGAAGCGTGCCGCCAGGCCGTCCAGCAGTTCCGGAGTCCCGTCCGTCGATCCGTTCTCGACCACCGTGACGAAGGCGCCTTCGGGCAGGTCCGAGAGCACGGGCACGAGCTGGGCCTCCAGGATCCCCTCCTCGTTGAACACGGGGATGATCAGTTCGAGTGTCGTGCCGCGGGGGATCGTCAGCATGGGACCGCCTCCAATTCAATGCACCTCTTCCGGTTTCCTGCGGATCACGACCCGGGCCGCCAGGATGCTCAGTTCGTACAGGACGTAGAGCGGCGCGGCCAGCAGCACCTGCGTCAGCGGGTCGTTGGGCGGGAGGATCGCTCCGAGCACCAGAAGGCCGACTATGACGTGCCGCCTGTACCTTCCAAGCGTCTTCGGCTCCACGATCCCGAGCCAGGCCAGCAGCAGCACGACCATCGGCAGCTCGAAGCAGACCCCGAATACGAGCACGAACTGGACCAGGAAGGACATGAAGTTCGACAGGGTCCAGCTCCCCGTCACGATGCCCCCCTCGAAGCTCCTGAACAGCGCGAGGGTCGGTTCCAGCAGCACGAGCAGGCTGAAGGCCGCCCCGCCCAGGAACAGCATGACCGAAAGGGCGAAGCCCCACAGGAGCACCCTGCGCTCCGCAGGGTAGAGCCCGGGGGACAGGAACCTCCAGGCGTGCCACGCCGCGAACGGCGAAGCTGCCACTAGGCCAGCCGTCAGAGACAGCTTGAGGTTGGCGGTGATGGCCTCGTAGGGCGACAGGGTCTGGAGCCCGACGGGGGAGGTGGAGAGCACGAAACCCATCAGCCTGCCGCTGAACGCGAAGGCCGCGGCCGTGCATGCCGCGACGGCGGCGGTCACGAACAGCAGCCTCCTCCGGAGCTCCTCCAGATGGTCCCAGAAGGAGCCCTCGGCTCCCCTCCTCACGCCAGCTCTTCCAGCGCCCCAGCCAGGAGTTCGCCTTCCAGGTCGCGAGGCAGGAGCGTCGGCCTGCAGTCACCCCAGCCGAATGGGAGTATCCACCGCGTGCCTTCGGGGAGGGCCTTCTTGTCGCGCCTGAGGAATCTGCCGATGCCCGTCACCCGCCTGGGGAGCCTGACCGGAAGCCCCAGGCCGCAGAGGCAGGACAGCACCTCTTCGCAGAAATCGGCGGGGGCGCCCAGGCGCCTCGCCATGGCCGCCGAGGCCAGGATGCCCAGCGCTACTGCCTCGCCGTGGTTCAGGCCGAATCCGGTGGCGCTCTCGAGAGCATGCCCCAGCGTGTGCCCGAGGTTGAGGAGTATCCTTCCGGCATGCTCCTCCGGATCGGCCTCCACGATGCGGGCCTTGAAGGACAGGCAGGCGGCGGCGGCCCTGCGGCTCCACTCCGTGCGCTCGCGCCCGGGCAGCGGCAGGCCGCCGGCTATCTCCCGCAGCTCGGGCTCCCCGCTGAGTATGGCGGCCTTCAGTATCTCGCCGCACCCGCACCTGTACTCCCTCTCCGGGAGGGTGGTGAGGATCTCGGCGCAGATCCAGGCCAGTTCTGCGGGATAGAAGGTGCCGGCCTGGTTCCTGGTGCCGGCCACGTTGATCGCGGTCTTTCCGCCCAGGCAGGCGTCCACCTGCGCCAGGAGAGTGGTGGGCGCGAGCACCAGCCGCGTCCCCCTCGCCCACGTGGATGCTGCGAATGCGCCCACGTCGAGAACTATGCCGCCTCCGACCGCCAGCACCACGTCGTTCCTGGCCAGCCCGACCCTGTGCATCTCGGACCAGATCGCATGCAGCGTCCGGGGGGTCTTGAGCCTCTCGGAGGACTCCATCACGAAGGCTCCGAGCAGCCTGTCGCCCACTCCCCTGAAGATCGCCTGCGAATGCAGGCTCATCACCCGGGCGTCGGCCACGAGGAACACGCGCCTGCCCGAGCAGTCGCGGCAGAAGCCCCTGAAGTCCCGGGCGGCCACCACGCGCGTCTCCCTGCCGACGCTCCAGCCCAGCCTGAGGATCTCCCGCTCCATCAGGGGCCCCAGACGAACCAGATGAACGCCGCCCCCGCCGCGGTTGCGGCCAGCGTGAAGGGCAGCCCCAGAGCTGCGAATCTGCCGAAGGACACCCTGTATCCTTCCTTCCTGAGCATGGACACTGCAACTATGTTGGCCGAGGCCCCCACGGGCGAGATGTTCCCGCCGAGGCAGGCCCCGATCAGCATGCCGAACGACAGGAAGCGCCAGTCGGCGATGCCGAGGTCCGAGGCGACCGAGTGGACGACGGGCAGCATGGCGGTGACGAACGGGACGTTGTCGACGAACGCGCTGACCACGACCGATGAGATCACGATCAGGGCGAACGCCCCGAAGGCGCTGCCGCCCGAAAGCCCCGCGATGAACCTGCCGATCGCGTCGACCACGCCGTACTCCTCCAGGGCGCCCACCATGAAGAAGATGCCCGCCAGCAGGATGACCGTGTCCAGGTCGAAGCCCCTCACGATCTGCCTGGAGCCCCGGACCTCCTCGAGGTCCGTGGCCTTCCTCGCCCTGAAGATCCCGGGCAGCACCCCCCTGTGGCTGAGGGTATGCCAGGTCAGGGCAGCCAGCCCTCCCGCGGCGCATATCAGGCCCGACACGGGGCCGGATGAGCCCTTGAAGCCTGTCAGCGCAAGCCCCGCGACAACGAGGGCCAGTATCACCACGGGGACCCAGCTCGATACCTCCGAGGCCCCGCTCCAGGCGACCGCCCTCCTGCTCCTCCCGAAGACCCGCCAGAGCACGAAGAACGAGGCGACCGCCCCGCACTGGACGGCGAAGAAGATCCCGGGCATGCCGTCCAGCACGAAGAAATCGTTGAACGAGAGGCCTTCGGACGCCGCCAGTATCATGCTGGGGGGGTCCCCCACCAGGGTTGCCGTGCCCTGGAGGTTGCTGGAGATGGCGATGCCGATCAGGAGGGGGACCGGGTCGGCCTCGAGCCTGCGCGAGAGCGCGAGGGCCACCGGTGCGAGGATCATCACGGTGGCGACGTTCTCGACGAACATCGAAACCGCCCCCGCCAGGACGCAGATGAGCAGCGACGCCCTCCCCAGCGTGCCGGACACCGAGACTATCCTCTCGGCCGCCCACGCGGGCGCCCTGGTCTCGATCAGCACCTCGGCTAGGAGCATGATGCCGGAGAAGATGAGGAGGATGTTGACGTCGACCCGTCCCATGAGTGCGGCGAGATCGGGAGAGTCACCGGCGATGGCGCATGCGGCGGAGGCCAGGGCCGCCGCGCACCACACCGCCGGGCCCCTGAGGCGCCCGGCGGTCGAGATGTAGATGTATACCAGCACGAAGGCGGCCGAGAAGATCCAGGCTCCGGGCAAGCGTCAGCTCCCGGGAGTGAAGCTCGTCAGCGTGATCGTGCTGTCGGGAGTCACCTTCCTGACCAGGCCCACGTCGGGTGCCAGCCAGAGCGTCCTCTCCACGAGAAGCGTCTCGGGGTCGAACCCTCCGGTCTGGACCCAGTCGATGGTCCTCTCCTGCTGCTGGATGATGTAGCACTCGTCCCAGGAGCCGAGCTGCCCCAGGCCGGACACGGTGGTCTCGCGTCTCCACCTGTGGCTGATCGTGACTCCCTGCGCCGTCACGTACGTCGATGCGGAATCGACCCTTGACTGGCCCGTGCAGAGCGGGAAGTCGAGATACGTCACCCAGGCCTGGAGCACCGGCACCTCGTATCCGTTGAACACGACCCTGTGGTCCTCGTAGTGGTCGAGCCGGCCATCCTCGGCTGCCCAGTACGCATAGCCGGCGCCGGTCTGGAGCCTGTAGCAGGTGCGCTCGCCGATGACGGTCTGGTCTATCACCGTCGTGATGAGATAACCGCCGCCCTCGACCTCGTACTCCCACTGGTTCCCGATCGTCGTCACGGGATAGTAGTCCGCGCCGAGCCTCAGATAGAGAGGATTGCTCCCGCAGGCGGCCAGGAGCAGCACGGGCAGGGGTAACAGCCTCTTCATCGCAGGACCTCCCTCGAGACCCTGAAGACGAGCGCAAACGCGTCCCCGGACTCGCCTTCGGCGAGAACTCCCCTGAAGTCGAATCCTGCGGCACCCCTGAACCCGGCGCCCATGCCGAACTCCCATCGGAACCCGGCTCGCCAGGACGGGTCCCACGACGCCGGATCGCTGCCGTTCCCCGCTTCGAGCTTCGAACGGGAGTACCCGATCCCGGCTTCGAGGCCGGGACTGAAGCTCGCCGCCCCGGGTCTGAGATGGAAGGCCGCGCTCAGCTCCGGGGTCAGCACCGTGAGAGAGGCGTCGCCGTCGTATTCGTCGCCGTACATCGACAGGGAGACCCCCGGGCCGGCTCCGAACCTGTCGTTGAACATCCAGCGCCCGAAGACCTGCAGATCCAGACCGGTACCGATGTTGTCCCCCCAGCCTCCGGCAGGGAACACCGGCCCGGCCGACATGCCGGCCGTGATCTCCGCCGGTGCGGCAGCGCACAGGGCCGCGAGAAGCGCGAGCGTAAGCCTCAAGGGAACCTCCTCACACTAGATGCGCGGGGCTTCGAACGCCCTTTCGGGACCCGCGACCAGGATCTCCCCGCAGAAACCCGCCGCCGCGCCCGCCGCCTCGAGGGCGAGCGGCGGCCTGTTGTTCTCCTTGCTGAGATGCGCCAGCACCACGTAGCCCAGCCCCCCGTGGGAGACCCTCGCCAGCAGCGAGGATGCGCTGGCGTTCGAGAGATGCCCCCTCGAAGAGGCGATCCTCTGCTTGAGGGGCCAGGGGTACCCGCCGTTCCAGAGCATCTCCTCGTCGTGGTTGAACTCGAGCACCAGACCCGTGCATCCCGCGAGGCTCTCCGCCACGAGGTGGCTCCAGCAGCCGAGGTCGGTCGCGATGCCGAGCCGGCCGCCTTCCCACTCGATTACATATCCACTGGGCTCCTCCGCGTCATGTGGCAGGAGGAAGCTCCTGACGGTGAAGGGGCCTTCGCAGGTCGAGGAACCGGGGGCCAGCGGACGCACCGATGGCACGTCGGCCAGACCCGGAGTCCTTCGGGCGGTTCCGGGGCTGCAGACGACGGGCAGGCCGTATCTCCTCGCCGTCACCCTGGCGCCCCTGACGTGGTCCGAATGCTCGTGCGTGAGGAAAAGGGCGGAAGGCTGCATCCCTCCCGCACCCGCCTCCTCCATCCTGCGCCCGATCTCCCTGCACGAGAGCCCGGCGTCCATGAGGATGGAGTACCCGTCGTGCTCGACGAGCATGCAGTTGCCGTCCGAGCCG
Coding sequences:
- a CDS encoding WD40 repeat domain-containing protein encodes the protein MRRILFSLAALTVLLAPGCGTTGPSFTVDFPFFYLQDVDCGNTPTVCAFMSDGGDGLACAGSDLYFLDHGQGYVLAKVDLGVPLSCCTASSEGGFAAAASGLQFFYVSDETYAEHDPILLDAPASFLLTKPYGTVIYAVCADGSVSTVSTVGTQWSQISNDPTGVGQPSAAAITSDGSVIFVADAADSTIKALDPSGFGTLAEAYVGCPVADMCASPAGGAFAAPSDLPEVWHLDQSTGLHDYTVGLPGTPECIAVTPDAQYIFAGCTGHGIVVVDMQGEIQAQTGSYGQPSDIAVSGDGQRALYCSPDLMKLLMVSR
- a CDS encoding DUF72 domain-containing protein, producing MRPPFRLGTSGYSFDDWKGAFYPPGTSGAGMLPFYAREFDIVEINSTYYRIMDPSSSAGMVARTPEGFGFAVKLHSGMTHAMDAGDAQWKAFSEMLGPFREAGRLECLLAQFPFAFRCSESSLARVGEIVERCAPVPLAVEFRHDSWYADGLAGIEAAASSGAAPVSVDLPALPGLPPRVPVGGAPFGYVRFHGRNARDWWGGGTLRYDYGYSEEELRSWLPGLSELSGRAGKVFVFFNNCHGAQAVDSARMMRGLLNGV
- a CDS encoding lamin tail domain-containing protein yields the protein MSGKGLVLASALAAVFSGAAAADVIINEIMFNPSTALGDDTAFEWVEIHNNGSSSVDISGWTMTDLDTGSGAIFPAGTSIPAGGYRVLARDAASFVGHYGGSVPLIDWTGSWGSGLSNTEDEVLLLDASSAVVDSLMYDDTTAWGSDYGDDNTYADCDGDGASLERLDPADPSTDPGNWDSSIDEASGIPDANWSGHDESHGTPGAVNSISIISLESQTWAGIKTDL
- the dinB gene encoding DNA polymerase IV; amino-acid sequence: MSAITPGNPPGRTILHVDMDAYFASVETLGRPELQGRPVIVGGSPAFRSVVSSCSYEAKALGIRSGMPMLQALRLAPGAAVVEGDHHKYSSYTKRILAILLEVTHRVEPVSIDEAFLDASGLPYDPAALAIELQHRILDRTGLWASVGIGPNKLLAKMASKKAKPRGIRFLDPDDITGFDVESIWGVGPGTAAILRGYGIATIGNLRGLHLPMLRIMLGVAGEALYFLSRGIDTREIRPFYEEEPPKSVSHEHTFVRDVRNPSEYLPVLALLAQKVGRRARDEGFAGRTVTLKYRLPDLSHHSRVRGLGSPTDQDQTIFHLARELAAEAVKGPVRLLGIALGDLSPVTCLQLDLFDGGSDGLNRAADMVRRKYGERAVVNCRALSAIRH
- a CDS encoding glycosyltransferase family 2 protein, with amino-acid sequence MLTIPRGTTLELIIPVFNEEGILEAQLVPVLSDLPEGAFVTVVENGSTDGTPELLDGLAARFPCLRTIRLSEPNYGLAMRRGLTGASGTIVITDDLDVLDGDFWQRGLEALETGPVDIVQGSKVLAGRNDRRPLVRKAATLALTVCLRLMLGYRGTDTHGPKVMRLESIRTILPACGMELDIFPTELVVRAQRAGLAVREIPIHLREIRATPFPLRKRVRRALRDLWRLRRALRRGD
- the tatC gene encoding twin-arginine translocase subunit TatC translates to MRRGAEGSFWDHLEELRRRLLFVTAAVAACTAAAFAFSGRLMGFVLSTSPVGLQTLSPYEAITANLKLSLTAGLVAASPFAAWHAWRFLSPGLYPAERRVLLWGFALSVMLFLGGAAFSLLVLLEPTLALFRSFEGGIVTGSWTLSNFMSFLVQFVLVFGVCFELPMVVLLLAWLGIVEPKTLGRYRRHVIVGLLVLGAILPPNDPLTQVLLAAPLYVLYELSILAARVVIRRKPEEVH
- a CDS encoding 3-dehydroquinate synthase family protein, with amino-acid sequence MEREILRLGWSVGRETRVVAARDFRGFCRDCSGRRVFLVADARVMSLHSQAIFRGVGDRLLGAFVMESSERLKTPRTLHAIWSEMHRVGLARNDVVLAVGGGIVLDVGAFAASTWARGTRLVLAPTTLLAQVDACLGGKTAINVAGTRNQAGTFYPAELAWICAEILTTLPEREYRCGCGEILKAAILSGEPELREIAGGLPLPGRERTEWSRRAAAACLSFKARIVEADPEEHAGRILLNLGHTLGHALESATGFGLNHGEAVALGILASAAMARRLGAPADFCEEVLSCLCGLGLPVRLPRRVTGIGRFLRRDKKALPEGTRWILPFGWGDCRPTLLPRDLEGELLAGALEELA
- a CDS encoding SLC13 family permease, whose product is MPGAWIFSAAFVLVYIYISTAGRLRGPAVWCAAALASAACAIAGDSPDLAALMGRVDVNILLIFSGIMLLAEVLIETRAPAWAAERIVSVSGTLGRASLLICVLAGAVSMFVENVATVMILAPVALALSRRLEADPVPLLIGIAISSNLQGTATLVGDPPSMILAASEGLSFNDFFVLDGMPGIFFAVQCGAVASFFVLWRVFGRSRRAVAWSGASEVSSWVPVVILALVVAGLALTGFKGSSGPVSGLICAAGGLAALTWHTLSHRGVLPGIFRARKATDLEEVRGSRQIVRGFDLDTVILLAGIFFMVGALEEYGVVDAIGRFIAGLSGGSAFGAFALIVISSVVVSAFVDNVPFVTAMLPVVHSVASDLGIADWRFLSFGMLIGACLGGNISPVGASANIVAVSMLRKEGYRVSFGRFAALGLPFTLAATAAGAAFIWFVWGP
- a CDS encoding outer membrane beta-barrel protein; this encodes MRLTLALLAALCAAAPAEITAGMSAGPVFPAGGWGDNIGTGLDLQVFGRWMFNDRFGAGPGVSLSMYGDEYDGDASLTVLTPELSAAFHLRPGAASFSPGLEAGIGYSRSKLEAGNGSDPASWDPSWRAGFRWEFGMGAGFRGAAGFDFRGVLAEGESGDAFALVFRVSREVLR
- a CDS encoding MBL fold metallo-hydrolase; its protein translation is MRLFMLASGSDGNCMLVEHDGYSILMDAGLSCREIGRRMEEAGAGGMQPSALFLTHEHSDHVRGARVTARRYGLPVVCSPGTARRTPGLADVPSVRPLAPGSSTCEGPFTVRSFLLPHDAEEPSGYVIEWEGGRLGIATDLGCWSHLVAESLAGCTGLVLEFNHDEEMLWNGGYPWPLKQRIASSRGHLSNASASSLLARVSHGGLGYVVLAHLSKENNRPPLALEAAGAAAGFCGEILVAGPERAFEAPRI